The following coding sequences lie in one Methanothermobacter sp. MT-2 genomic window:
- a CDS encoding plasma-membrane proton-efflux P-type ATPase encodes MDKLIISADEAKKSSFEELFEKLSSDEKGISSSEAQRRLQECGPNEITEKKENPIIKFFKYFWGPMPWLIEAAVILSVIVRHWADLGIISTLLVLNAVVGFWQEHKADNAIELLKEKLALNARVLRDGRWQEISAKELVPGDIIHIGSGDIVPADVKIMDDISVDESALTGESLPVEKKSSDIAYSGSIVNQGETNALVVATGLNTYFGKTAQLVEKAETQSFLQKTVIKIGDYLIILAMIMVTIIFIASLFHHQSFFETLHFVLVLVIASIPVALPAVLSVTMAIGAVALAKKEAIVSKLVAIEEMAGVDILCADKTGTITKNELTLGGIRPFNNFKEEDVLLYARLASQKDSKDPIDTAILSKAREKSIKITGYRIIEFRPFDPVSKRTEASIENPDGEEFKVSKGAPQVILSLTSNKIANKLNKCVDSFAERGYRALGVAKTDESGKWQYVGLLGFYDPPREDSAETVKTAKSMGVNVKMVTGDHIAIAKEIAKLVNLGTNIIIPEDFIDMPDRKARRIVEKADGFAEVFPEHKYEIVELLQEKEHAVCMTGDGVNDVPALKKANVGIAVAGATDAAKSAASIVLTQPGISVIIDSIKQSRKIFQRMNNYSIYRITETIRVLFFITSSILIFQFYPVNALMIILLALLNDAPIMTIAYDNVKYSNKPEKWNLKTILSIATFLGILGVIESFFVLYLGIRILQLSLPVLQSFIYLKLSVAGHLTVFMARTRGHFWEIRPAPQLFIAIVATQLIATLITVYGILLPAMGWLLAGIIWAEALTAFFIIDAIKARFYK; translated from the coding sequence ATGGATAAATTAATTATTAGTGCTGATGAAGCCAAAAAAAGTTCGTTTGAAGAATTATTTGAAAAATTATCCTCAGATGAGAAGGGGATATCCTCTTCCGAGGCTCAAAGGAGACTTCAAGAATGCGGTCCTAATGAAATTACTGAAAAAAAAGAAAACCCTATTATTAAGTTCTTTAAATACTTCTGGGGGCCAATGCCGTGGCTTATAGAAGCAGCGGTCATTTTATCGGTTATAGTTCGGCATTGGGCGGATTTGGGGATAATATCTACTTTACTTGTTTTGAATGCGGTTGTAGGTTTTTGGCAGGAGCATAAAGCAGATAATGCTATTGAATTACTTAAAGAAAAACTTGCATTAAATGCAAGAGTATTACGAGATGGCAGATGGCAGGAAATATCAGCAAAAGAATTGGTTCCAGGGGATATAATTCATATAGGTTCGGGGGATATTGTTCCAGCAGATGTTAAAATAATGGATGATATTTCAGTTGATGAATCAGCACTAACTGGAGAATCGCTTCCTGTAGAAAAGAAATCTTCAGATATTGCTTATTCTGGTTCGATAGTTAATCAGGGAGAAACGAATGCCTTAGTTGTTGCAACTGGATTGAATACTTATTTTGGCAAAACTGCTCAACTAGTGGAAAAAGCTGAAACTCAAAGCTTTCTCCAAAAAACGGTCATAAAAATTGGTGATTATTTAATTATACTAGCTATGATAATGGTAACAATCATTTTTATCGCCTCATTGTTCCACCATCAAAGTTTCTTTGAGACTCTTCATTTTGTGCTTGTCCTCGTGATCGCTTCCATACCCGTAGCTTTACCTGCTGTTCTCTCTGTTACAATGGCAATTGGTGCAGTGGCTTTAGCGAAGAAAGAAGCGATAGTAAGTAAACTAGTGGCCATTGAAGAAATGGCAGGTGTAGATATTCTATGTGCTGATAAAACAGGTACAATTACTAAAAATGAACTGACCTTAGGGGGAATAAGACCATTTAACAATTTTAAAGAGGAGGATGTGCTTTTATATGCTAGATTAGCGTCTCAAAAGGACAGTAAAGATCCGATAGATACTGCAATATTATCCAAGGCCCGAGAAAAGTCCATTAAGATAACAGGATATAGAATAATCGAATTTAGACCATTTGACCCAGTTTCAAAGCGCACAGAAGCTTCCATAGAGAATCCTGATGGCGAGGAATTCAAAGTTTCAAAGGGCGCGCCCCAGGTTATATTATCACTCACCAGCAATAAAATCGCCAACAAATTGAATAAATGCGTAGATAGTTTTGCTGAGAGAGGATACCGTGCGCTTGGAGTTGCCAAGACCGATGAATCGGGAAAATGGCAATATGTTGGTCTTTTAGGATTTTATGACCCTCCACGTGAAGATTCAGCAGAAACTGTTAAAACAGCTAAATCGATGGGAGTAAATGTAAAAATGGTAACTGGAGACCATATTGCAATTGCAAAAGAGATCGCTAAACTAGTTAATCTCGGCACCAATATCATTATTCCCGAAGATTTTATTGACATGCCCGATAGAAAAGCAAGGAGGATTGTTGAAAAAGCAGATGGATTCGCAGAAGTCTTCCCAGAACATAAGTACGAGATAGTAGAATTGCTTCAAGAAAAAGAACATGCAGTTTGCATGACTGGAGATGGTGTAAATGATGTTCCAGCCCTTAAAAAAGCTAACGTTGGGATTGCAGTTGCAGGAGCTACAGATGCAGCCAAGTCAGCCGCTTCAATTGTTCTTACACAACCAGGAATCTCAGTAATAATAGATTCTATAAAACAAAGCCGTAAGATCTTCCAAAGAATGAATAATTACTCCATTTACCGAATAACCGAAACCATCAGGGTTTTATTTTTTATTACATCATCCATTCTCATATTCCAATTTTATCCAGTAAACGCCCTGATGATAATTCTACTAGCACTATTAAACGACGCGCCCATCATGACAATCGCCTACGATAATGTAAAATATTCAAATAAACCAGAAAAATGGAATCTGAAAACCATATTAAGCATAGCCACATTCCTTGGAATTTTAGGCGTTATAGAATCCTTTTTCGTGCTTTATTTAGGGATTAGAATATTACAGTTATCCCTCCCAGTCCTCCAATCCTTCATATATCTCAAACTCTCTGTCGCCGGCCATTTAACAGTGTTCATGGCAAGGACAAGAGGCCATTTCTGGGAGATCAGACCAGCACCACAACTTTTCATCGCCATTGTAGCTACTCAACTTATTGCAACTTTGATCACAGTTTATGGAATATTACTACCTGCCATGGGCTGGCTTTTAGCAGGCATAATTTGGGCCGAAGCTTTAACAGCATTTTTCATAATAGATGCCATAAAAGCCCGTTTTTACAAGTAA
- a CDS encoding 5-methylcytosine-specific restriction enzyme McrB-like protein, whose amino-acid sequence MTGNSGTGKTKLAQLYGEYISDGEKRYLMVPVGANWTEKRHIFGYLNIMTGKYQSTPALDFIRKTREDPDNPYLLILDEMNLSHVERYFSDFLSAIESSEPIPLHDNRECGFEQEIEIPENLIVVGTVNVDETTYMFSPKVLDRANTIEFETTNPKKYLTDQPKQELKGNLRFLENPLNHNIETAKIKEDLNPILDQITDELEFFYKELKGSGFDFGFRVVNEILSFMHAAWIYQGKPQEWNNWKRYFDAQIKQKILPKIHGPERLLRDTLQKLREHCRGKFPNSEKKLEEMEETLKVQRYVSFIR is encoded by the coding sequence TTGACTGGTAATAGTGGTACTGGTAAGACTAAACTTGCTCAATTGTATGGTGAATACATATCCGATGGGGAGAAAAGATACCTTATGGTTCCAGTGGGCGCTAATTGGACCGAAAAGAGGCATATTTTCGGTTACTTGAATATAATGACCGGGAAGTATCAGAGCACCCCTGCACTTGATTTTATAAGGAAAACAAGAGAAGATCCTGATAATCCTTATCTTTTGATTTTGGATGAGATGAATTTGTCGCATGTGGAACGTTACTTCTCTGATTTCCTATCAGCCATTGAAAGTAGCGAACCAATACCATTACATGATAATCGAGAATGTGGCTTCGAACAAGAAATAGAAATACCAGAAAATCTTATTGTTGTAGGGACAGTGAACGTTGATGAAACAACCTACATGTTCTCGCCTAAGGTCCTTGACCGTGCAAACACCATAGAATTCGAAACAACAAACCCCAAAAAGTACCTCACCGATCAACCAAAACAAGAACTCAAGGGCAACCTAAGATTTCTAGAAAATCCATTAAACCACAACATAGAAACTGCTAAGATAAAAGAGGACCTCAACCCAATCCTGGATCAGATTACAGATGAACTCGAATTCTTCTACAAAGAACTTAAAGGATCAGGTTTCGATTTCGGATTCCGCGTAGTCAACGAAATATTATCATTCATGCATGCAGCATGGATCTACCAGGGAAAACCACAAGAGTGGAATAACTGGAAACGCTACTTCGACGCCCAGATCAAACAGAAGATCCTGCCAAAAATACATGGCCCAGAAAGACTACTAAGAGACACACTACAAAAACTCAGAGAACACTGCAGGGGAAAGTTCCCAAATTCTGAGAAAAAATTAGAGGAAATGGAAGAAACCCTAAAAGTCCAAAGATACGTATCATTCATAAGATAA
- a CDS encoding predicted tRNA-ribosyltransferase: MKNLMVNAYEVLKRLKVCEEVSKKGIHEYLGFDDLVFMDSGGFLFQKKDKMDLDPEIILKLYETSKPDIAAVLDHPFDPSRPSRINSRRWLKTLKNTKYMLENNGNILLMPILHGYALKDLKMACREIKKIDENPKFIGLGSLVPLIFNTKGSKRIKDGLKFIVDAVGLIREEFPDSLLHTFGVGSSQSMHFMFALGVDSLDSMGWRLKAAYGVIQLPGVGDRHLTPRNTKKRPFIKGREKELLAACECPACKSKSLEERIQDLNDNFYFRSVHNAWVFLNEQKKFHQALKEGYIKSFIESRLKKGMFSKAVKYVINDQTALQF, encoded by the coding sequence ATGAAAAATTTGATGGTTAATGCCTATGAAGTTCTTAAACGTCTGAAAGTATGTGAGGAAGTTTCGAAGAAGGGTATACATGAATATCTCGGTTTTGATGATCTGGTTTTCATGGATTCTGGTGGTTTTTTATTCCAGAAAAAGGATAAAATGGATTTAGATCCGGAGATAATCTTAAAGTTATATGAAACCTCAAAGCCTGATATAGCCGCAGTTTTAGACCATCCTTTTGATCCTTCACGGCCAAGCAGGATAAATAGCAGAAGATGGCTTAAAACACTCAAGAATACAAAATATATGTTAGAAAATAATGGAAATATCCTTTTAATGCCCATACTCCACGGTTATGCTTTGAAGGATTTGAAAATGGCTTGTAGGGAGATAAAAAAGATTGATGAAAACCCAAAATTCATTGGATTGGGGAGCCTAGTCCCCTTAATATTCAATACTAAAGGAAGCAAGAGAATCAAGGATGGTCTAAAATTTATAGTAGATGCAGTTGGATTAATTAGAGAAGAATTCCCAGATTCATTGCTGCATACATTTGGAGTGGGCAGTAGCCAATCAATGCATTTCATGTTTGCTCTGGGAGTGGATTCCCTTGACTCTATGGGATGGAGATTAAAAGCTGCTTATGGAGTAATACAATTGCCAGGTGTGGGGGACAGACACCTAACACCACGTAATACTAAAAAAAGACCTTTTATAAAAGGTCGTGAGAAGGAGTTATTGGCAGCTTGTGAATGTCCTGCTTGTAAAAGTAAATCCCTTGAAGAGAGGATTCAAGATCTAAACGATAATTTTTATTTCAGATCTGTGCATAACGCGTGGGTGTTCCTTAATGAGCAGAAAAAGTTTCATCAAGCTTTGAAAGAAGGGTATATAAAATCCTTCATAGAAAGTAGGCTAAAAAAGGGGATGTTCTCTAAAGCAGTTAAATATGTAATTAATGATCAGACCGCCTTACAATTTTAG
- a CDS encoding predicted ATPase, which produces MIQIQNEDELGIILSGATTREATCQLLESAEGGLEEGMLVLVLSQGRQILARISQIFPYNAFYTEGDAWSEARRKDLKIPGEIARQYEICKLDLLIELPQGEIKYPPMPGDYITKIDPKKHEKKIYGIDREEPGYCWYGTLSGYKEAPVPLDVEKIPMHMAVFGTTGSGKSFDTGNLIEKLMRIRVDNMSSVSFPMIIIDANGDYLDYYEHFKKNEEFLNVGWIKRFVFPHVEMENPKLHGEDVIGIDLDALSIREVAETIMMYYRGTLEGAELQLSGIVNLLEYMRDEKAYDSMHDLFCDDENYTELKEELGKIDTKIIHRQTKDAIIRSFEKFREIERNYGVLSAKSHSELTNENFIDEITRGGGVAIIDFSEEGATGVEIQVKQLVMTYLATRLFNEFTEYKIRENGRYLIFLIEEAQNFVPDKSYPVGSTLAKNKLSLIATQGRKFGLSLCLITQRPSFLDRIVLSMCNTFLIHRISPEDVSYVKNVTGGLPASLANRLTRLTQGELILTGQMNKLPFPLLIKVPEEDRIVEHTAGTTNVIDRLSKLRGVKS; this is translated from the coding sequence GTGATCCAAATCCAAAATGAAGATGAATTAGGAATCATATTAAGTGGGGCTACGACCAGAGAAGCTACATGTCAATTACTAGAAAGTGCTGAAGGTGGATTAGAGGAAGGAATGTTAGTTCTAGTTTTAAGTCAAGGAAGACAAATATTGGCTAGAATTTCTCAGATATTCCCTTATAACGCATTTTATACTGAGGGCGATGCTTGGAGTGAGGCAAGAAGAAAAGACTTGAAAATTCCAGGAGAAATTGCTAGACAATATGAAATTTGTAAGCTTGATTTATTAATTGAATTGCCTCAAGGAGAAATAAAATACCCCCCAATGCCAGGAGATTATATTACAAAAATAGACCCTAAAAAACATGAAAAGAAAATTTATGGTATTGATCGTGAAGAACCAGGATATTGTTGGTATGGAACTTTATCAGGTTACAAAGAAGCCCCAGTACCATTAGATGTTGAAAAAATCCCTATGCACATGGCCGTGTTTGGTACTACAGGGAGTGGTAAATCATTTGACACTGGAAATTTAATAGAGAAACTTATGAGAATACGTGTAGATAATATGAGTTCAGTATCATTTCCTATGATTATCATAGACGCTAATGGTGATTATTTGGATTATTATGAACATTTTAAAAAAAATGAAGAATTTTTGAATGTTGGATGGATAAAAAGGTTTGTATTTCCACATGTGGAAATGGAAAACCCAAAATTACACGGTGAGGATGTAATTGGTATTGATTTAGATGCTTTATCGATAAGAGAAGTGGCAGAGACTATCATGATGTATTATAGGGGCACGCTAGAAGGTGCAGAATTGCAATTAAGTGGCATAGTGAATCTACTTGAATATATGAGAGATGAAAAAGCTTATGATTCCATGCACGATCTTTTCTGCGACGACGAAAATTATACAGAATTAAAGGAGGAACTTGGAAAAATTGATACTAAAATAATACATAGACAAACAAAGGATGCGATAATAAGATCATTTGAGAAATTTAGAGAAATAGAGAGAAATTATGGGGTATTATCTGCAAAATCACATTCTGAATTAACAAATGAGAACTTCATAGATGAAATTACAAGAGGAGGCGGGGTTGCGATCATTGATTTTTCTGAAGAAGGTGCCACTGGGGTAGAAATACAAGTTAAACAGCTTGTTATGACTTATCTTGCAACGCGTTTATTTAATGAATTTACAGAATACAAAATCAGGGAGAATGGCAGATATTTAATATTTTTAATTGAAGAAGCCCAAAATTTCGTGCCTGATAAATCATATCCCGTAGGCTCAACTCTTGCAAAAAACAAATTGTCTTTAATAGCTACTCAGGGTAGAAAATTTGGACTTTCACTATGTTTAATCACTCAACGTCCATCATTCCTTGATAGAATCGTTCTATCAATGTGTAATACATTCCTTATACATAGGATTTCACCAGAAGACGTGAGTTATGTTAAAAATGTAACTGGAGGCCTTCCAGCTTCTCTGGCAAATAGACTTACAAGATTAACTCAAGGTGAATTAATTTTAACAGGGCAAATGAATAAATTACCATTCCCTCTCTTAATAAAAGTCCCAGAAGAAGATAGAATTGTTGAACATACTGCTGGGACTACAAATGTTATTGACAGATTATCTAAACTTAGGGGGGTTAAATCTTGA